The Tumebacillus amylolyticus genome window below encodes:
- a CDS encoding xanthine phosphoribosyltransferase — MKLLQDRIRQDGVALNGQVLKVDSFLNHQVDAGLTMEIGKAFAAEFGAQGVTKVLTIEASGIHFALATAVALGVPFVYAKKKKAVTLTEDLYTVPVHSFTRGETFNVSVSKRYLQAEDRVLIVDDFLATGDALLGLQEIVRLSGAHLVGIGAVIEKSFQEGRAKLEATGVKIHSLARIKSMSPEHMEFLEEESLTPVATK, encoded by the coding sequence ATGAAATTGTTGCAAGATCGCATCCGCCAAGACGGCGTCGCGTTGAACGGTCAGGTGTTGAAAGTGGACTCGTTCTTGAACCACCAAGTCGATGCAGGGTTGACGATGGAGATCGGCAAAGCGTTCGCGGCGGAGTTTGGCGCACAGGGCGTGACCAAAGTGCTGACGATTGAAGCGAGCGGCATTCATTTCGCGCTGGCGACGGCGGTGGCGCTGGGCGTTCCGTTCGTCTACGCCAAGAAGAAAAAAGCCGTCACCCTCACCGAAGACCTCTACACCGTTCCCGTACACAGCTTCACACGCGGGGAGACGTTTAACGTAAGCGTCTCGAAGCGTTATCTGCAGGCAGAAGATCGCGTGCTGATCGTCGACGACTTCCTCGCGACCGGCGACGCCCTGCTTGGGCTGCAAGAAATCGTCCGCCTCTCGGGGGCTCATCTCGTCGGGATCGGCGCTGTCATTGAAAAAAGCTTCCAAGAAGGCCGTGCGAAGCTCGAAGCGACAGGTGTCAAAATTCATTCGCTCGCCCGCATCAAGTCGATGTCGCCGGAGCATATGGAGTTCCTCGAAGAGGAGAGCCTCACCCCCGTCGCGACGAAGTAA
- a CDS encoding nucleobase:cation symporter-2 family protein, protein MLSKQKIFTLGLQHVLAMYAGAIIVPLIIGGALKMTPTQMAYLIAADLFTCGLATLLQVIGTKFVGIKLPVVLGCTFTAVGPIIAISSTSNLATAYGSILVAGLAVFLLAPLFGKLLRFFPTVVTGSVVTIIGLTLIPVAMNNAAGGQGAPDFGQPRNLVLALGTLLLILVINRLFTGFVRAVSVLIGLIVGTIAASFIGMVSFANVADASWFNIVQPFYFGTPQFSISAILTMVLVCIISMVESTGVYFALGKIVGADLKENDIVKGLRAEGIAILLGGFFNSFPYTTFSQNVGLVSLTRVKTRNVIIAAGGILVVLGLLPKLAALATVIPSAVLGGAMIAMFGMVVSSGINILSEVDFKQNENLLIVACSLAVGLGSATVPQMFDQLPTTLKMLLQNGIVTGSLTAVALNIFLQAKTKKQTSTSQTTTQPSGARA, encoded by the coding sequence ATGTTGAGCAAACAAAAGATTTTCACCCTCGGTCTCCAGCATGTGCTCGCGATGTATGCAGGGGCGATTATCGTTCCGTTGATCATCGGCGGTGCGTTGAAGATGACCCCGACGCAGATGGCGTATCTGATCGCCGCCGACCTGTTTACCTGCGGGCTGGCGACGCTCTTGCAAGTGATCGGCACGAAATTTGTCGGCATCAAGCTCCCGGTCGTGCTCGGTTGTACGTTTACGGCGGTCGGCCCGATTATTGCGATCTCTTCCACGTCAAACCTCGCGACGGCGTACGGTTCGATTCTCGTCGCGGGTCTTGCGGTGTTCCTGCTCGCTCCGCTGTTCGGCAAACTGCTTCGCTTTTTCCCGACCGTTGTGACTGGTTCGGTTGTCACGATCATCGGTCTGACGCTGATCCCGGTTGCCATGAACAACGCCGCCGGCGGTCAAGGTGCACCGGACTTCGGTCAACCGCGCAATTTGGTTCTGGCACTTGGTACCCTGTTGCTGATTCTCGTGATCAACCGTCTGTTCACCGGATTCGTTCGTGCCGTTTCCGTTTTGATCGGTCTCATTGTGGGGACGATTGCAGCTTCGTTCATTGGTATGGTTTCTTTTGCAAACGTTGCGGATGCTTCGTGGTTCAACATCGTTCAGCCGTTCTACTTCGGCACTCCGCAGTTCAGCATCTCCGCGATTCTGACGATGGTGCTCGTTTGCATCATCTCGATGGTCGAATCGACCGGCGTCTACTTCGCGCTCGGCAAGATCGTCGGGGCTGATCTGAAAGAAAACGACATCGTCAAAGGTCTGCGTGCCGAGGGCATCGCCATCCTGCTCGGCGGGTTCTTCAACTCCTTCCCGTACACCACCTTCTCGCAAAACGTCGGCCTCGTCTCTCTGACCCGTGTGAAAACCCGCAATGTCATCATCGCGGCCGGCGGCATTCTGGTCGTGCTGGGTCTCCTGCCGAAATTGGCGGCTCTGGCGACTGTGATTCCGAGTGCCGTGCTTGGCGGTGCGATGATCGCGATGTTCGGAATGGTCGTCTCGTCCGGCATCAACATCCTGTCCGAAGTCGATTTCAAGCAAAATGAAAACCTGCTCATCGTCGCCTGCTCCCTCGCCGTCGGCCTCGGTTCCGCCACCGTCCCGCAGATGTTCGACCAACTGCCGACCACGCTGAAGATGCTCCTGCAAAACGGCATTGTGACCGGCTCGCTCACTGCGGTGGCGTTGAACATCTTCCTCCAAGCGAAGACGAAAAAGCAAACCTCCACTTCCCAAACCACCACGCAACCGAGTGGTGCCCGCGCGTAA
- a CDS encoding S-layer homology domain-containing protein: MYKSRIWTAALASLLALSPLGALSATAADAANSNFPDVPKSYWASDAILKMREAGVVNGATGSDGVLYFNPNGSVTRAEFAKMITDALHLTKSTSAQKFHDVGAHWGASYISAATDGGLIFGYEDSTYRPENRITREEMAVMLQRAIRHGNLADKPESSFKFNDDSSISDWARQDVYQAYQRALPNITDNNFEPRRNATRAEAAYMIYKTLNALNEKPHPVQETNGIKQITAVKNGHIALFDGTNWNTKFWNGVNLGATTPGHYPGELSPTKQDYLRWFQQMKAMNVDLVRVYTILPPYFYEALDEFNAGRTDPLYFLQGIWSPEEELIADGNGADALSSAITNQFKGEIVDAVHAVHGDLSRPVMPGHAYGTFRTDASKYLAGWLLGTEWFPNAVKLTNDNHPGMQPYSGTYFAAKANATPFESWLAQLLDTVGTEEMKFGWQHPVAFTNWVTADPLKHPEEPFPEEDMVSVDPTHLGNTDKWSAGYYAAYHAYPYYPDFLRFDSGYQTYKDSTGAVNPYAGYLHDLKKQTPGLPIMVAEFGVPSSRGMAHRGPLDRNQGMHTEQEQGQIDADLQGSIYNEGYDGGFVFSWQDEWFKYTWNTMSLTMPRDRRAFWFNRLTNEANFGVVEMEPGKTADDVIRLDGETSDWAKRANKTTASYPGFDLSVSHDEAYLYLLAQKKSGNWDFSKETFTAGFDVLGGGSATADKAPGVTFKSPVEFLLQVKGDNDGSRLYVNSAYDQHTFQYAGKSGGVVPFDPSYQDAAQGKFLPWKLALSYALKLPQSGKNIPFEDLDVGIMKTGQTSLSDWYAKGNVLEVRIPWMMLGYTDPSSLQVWDYPYSAGKLQAAQSPGVTVEPLLRANTDTAPVTVDSTPYTWAKWDVPTYHERLKDSYYILQNAFKNYKQPK; this comes from the coding sequence GTGTATAAGTCTCGTATTTGGACAGCCGCACTTGCGTCTCTGCTCGCACTCTCTCCGCTGGGTGCTCTCAGCGCGACGGCGGCAGACGCTGCGAATTCTAATTTTCCAGATGTTCCGAAGAGCTACTGGGCGTCTGATGCCATTTTGAAAATGCGCGAAGCAGGCGTGGTCAACGGAGCCACAGGCTCTGACGGCGTGCTCTACTTCAACCCGAACGGCAGCGTCACCCGTGCCGAATTCGCCAAGATGATCACCGACGCTCTGCATCTGACCAAGTCAACCTCCGCCCAGAAGTTCCACGACGTCGGCGCACACTGGGGCGCAAGTTACATCTCGGCCGCGACAGACGGCGGTTTGATTTTCGGCTACGAAGACTCCACCTACCGCCCCGAAAACCGGATCACCCGCGAAGAGATGGCCGTCATGCTTCAACGTGCCATTCGACACGGTAACCTCGCCGACAAGCCGGAGTCGAGTTTCAAATTCAACGACGACAGCTCCATCAGCGACTGGGCGCGCCAAGACGTCTACCAAGCGTACCAACGCGCTCTGCCAAACATCACCGACAACAACTTCGAACCCCGCCGCAACGCGACCCGTGCCGAAGCCGCCTACATGATCTACAAAACGCTCAACGCCCTGAACGAAAAGCCCCACCCCGTCCAAGAGACAAACGGCATCAAACAAATTACCGCTGTCAAGAACGGCCACATCGCCCTCTTCGACGGCACGAACTGGAACACGAAGTTCTGGAACGGGGTAAACCTAGGCGCGACGACACCGGGTCACTATCCGGGTGAACTCTCGCCGACCAAGCAAGATTATCTGCGCTGGTTCCAACAGATGAAGGCGATGAACGTCGATCTCGTTCGCGTGTACACGATCTTGCCGCCGTACTTCTATGAAGCGCTTGACGAGTTCAACGCAGGACGCACAGACCCGCTCTATTTCCTCCAAGGCATCTGGTCGCCTGAGGAGGAGTTGATTGCAGACGGCAACGGAGCCGATGCGCTGTCCTCCGCGATCACCAACCAATTCAAAGGCGAGATCGTCGACGCGGTGCACGCCGTCCACGGAGATTTGAGCCGTCCGGTGATGCCGGGTCATGCTTATGGCACGTTCCGCACCGATGCCTCCAAATACCTGGCAGGCTGGCTTCTCGGCACGGAGTGGTTCCCGAACGCCGTCAAGTTGACCAACGACAACCATCCGGGGATGCAGCCGTACAGCGGGACGTACTTTGCGGCGAAAGCGAATGCGACGCCATTTGAAAGCTGGTTGGCGCAGTTGCTCGACACCGTGGGCACGGAAGAGATGAAATTCGGCTGGCAACATCCAGTGGCGTTTACGAACTGGGTCACCGCCGACCCGCTCAAGCATCCGGAGGAACCGTTCCCCGAGGAAGACATGGTGTCGGTCGACCCGACGCACCTCGGCAACACGGACAAATGGAGCGCAGGGTACTATGCGGCGTACCACGCGTACCCGTACTATCCGGACTTCCTGCGTTTTGATTCCGGCTACCAGACTTACAAAGATTCGACCGGCGCGGTGAACCCGTATGCCGGCTACCTGCACGATTTGAAAAAACAAACGCCGGGCCTGCCGATCATGGTGGCAGAGTTTGGCGTGCCGAGCTCTCGCGGGATGGCACATCGCGGGCCGTTGGATCGCAACCAAGGGATGCATACGGAGCAAGAGCAAGGGCAAATCGATGCGGACTTGCAAGGAAGTATCTACAACGAAGGGTATGACGGCGGGTTCGTGTTCTCGTGGCAAGACGAGTGGTTCAAGTACACGTGGAACACGATGTCGCTCACGATGCCGCGTGACCGTCGTGCGTTTTGGTTCAACCGCTTGACGAACGAGGCGAACTTCGGCGTCGTCGAGATGGAGCCGGGCAAGACGGCCGACGATGTGATCCGACTGGACGGGGAAACGTCCGATTGGGCGAAGCGTGCGAACAAAACCACCGCTTCCTATCCGGGCTTCGACCTCTCCGTTTCGCACGATGAAGCGTACCTGTACCTCTTGGCACAGAAAAAGTCGGGCAACTGGGACTTTTCAAAAGAGACGTTCACGGCGGGCTTTGACGTGCTCGGCGGCGGCAGTGCAACGGCGGACAAAGCTCCGGGCGTGACGTTCAAGTCGCCGGTGGAGTTCCTGCTGCAAGTGAAGGGAGACAATGACGGGTCGCGACTGTACGTGAACAGCGCGTATGACCAGCATACGTTCCAGTATGCCGGCAAGTCGGGCGGCGTGGTGCCGTTCGATCCGTCCTACCAAGACGCGGCACAGGGCAAGTTCCTCCCGTGGAAACTCGCGCTCTCGTATGCGCTCAAACTCCCGCAGAGCGGGAAAAACATCCCGTTCGAAGACCTCGACGTCGGGATCATGAAAACGGGACAGACGTCGCTGTCCGACTGGTACGCCAAAGGCAATGTGTTGGAAGTGCGAATTCCGTGGATGATGCTGGGGTACACCGACCCGAGTTCCCTGCAAGTCTGGGACTACCCGTACTCGGCCGGCAAACTGCAAGCCGCACAAAGTCCGGGCGTCACCGTCGAGCCCCTGCTGCGTGCCAACACGGACACCGCCCCGGTGACGGTCGATTCCACGCCCTACACCTGGGCCAAATGGGACGTCCCCACCTACCACGAACGCTTGAAAGACAGCTACTACATCCTGCAAAACGCATTCAAAAACTACAAACAACCCAAGTAG
- the splB gene encoding spore photoproduct lyase: MSKFEPDYVYFEPKALEYEVGDRLYRMFKEQGKPIQTTTSHNRVTGIPGDTPQQAYRNAKSTLVVGIKKTMKLETSKPSADFSLPPSTGCPGHCHYCYLQTTMGKKPYIRVYVNIDEILETAQKYIDERAPEPTVFEAACSSDPIAVEYLTGNLKRMIEFFGESELGSLRFVTKYDEVDSLLDAKHNGKTRFRFSINSRYVIKNFEPGVANFEERIEAAGKIAKAGYPLGFILAPLMIYDGWQEGYAELIERLSRVLVPEAKKNLTFELIQHRFTATAKKVILERYPKTKLDMDEEKRKYKWGKYGRGKWVYPTDDATALDMHLRALIAEYFPEARVDYFT; the protein is encoded by the coding sequence ATGTCGAAATTTGAGCCGGACTATGTGTATTTTGAACCGAAGGCGTTGGAGTATGAGGTGGGGGATCGTCTGTACCGGATGTTTAAAGAACAGGGCAAACCGATCCAAACCACGACTTCGCACAACCGGGTAACCGGCATCCCAGGCGACACGCCGCAACAAGCGTACCGCAATGCGAAAAGCACGCTCGTTGTCGGGATCAAAAAAACGATGAAGTTGGAGACCTCGAAACCTTCCGCCGACTTCTCGCTTCCGCCGTCGACAGGGTGTCCGGGGCACTGTCATTATTGCTATCTCCAAACGACGATGGGCAAGAAACCGTACATACGAGTGTACGTCAACATTGATGAAATTTTGGAGACGGCGCAGAAGTACATTGATGAACGGGCGCCGGAGCCAACCGTTTTTGAAGCGGCTTGTTCGTCCGATCCGATTGCCGTGGAGTATTTGACGGGGAATTTGAAGCGGATGATCGAGTTTTTTGGAGAGTCGGAGTTGGGGAGTTTGCGTTTTGTCACGAAGTACGATGAGGTGGACTCGCTGCTCGACGCGAAGCATAACGGCAAGACTCGGTTTCGTTTTTCGATCAACTCGCGCTATGTGATCAAAAACTTTGAGCCGGGTGTCGCCAATTTTGAGGAGCGGATCGAAGCGGCGGGGAAGATCGCGAAGGCGGGGTATCCGCTGGGGTTCATCCTCGCGCCGTTGATGATCTATGACGGGTGGCAAGAGGGGTATGCGGAGTTGATCGAGCGTTTGAGCCGGGTGCTCGTGCCGGAAGCCAAGAAGAATCTCACGTTTGAGTTGATCCAGCATCGGTTTACGGCGACGGCGAAGAAAGTGATCTTGGAGCGGTATCCGAAGACGAAACTCGACATGGACGAGGAGAAGCGCAAGTACAAATGGGGGAAGTACGGGCGAGGGAAGTGGGTGTATCCGACAGACGATGCAACGGCGTTGGACATGCATCTCCGGGCGTTGATTGCGGAATACTTCCCAGAGGCGCGGGTTGATTACTTCACGTAG
- a CDS encoding divergent PAP2 family protein translates to MSQTLVFSLLENVPLVASFSAIFLAQAVKIPLHFLYHREWDWSRFFGSGGMPSSHSAGVMALASSSGYREGVGSTMFAITCVLGLIVMYDAMGIRRHAGEQAMAINELEEAFDKHIETDDPEFSRRGLRRQRKHLKELLGHQPIEVAGGAAFGVAVGLVYSLILT, encoded by the coding sequence GTGTCTCAGACGTTGGTTTTCTCACTTCTTGAAAATGTACCGCTGGTCGCTTCCTTTTCCGCGATTTTTTTGGCGCAGGCGGTCAAGATTCCGTTGCACTTCTTGTATCACCGGGAGTGGGATTGGTCGCGTTTTTTCGGATCGGGCGGGATGCCGAGTTCGCATTCGGCGGGTGTGATGGCGTTGGCTTCTTCTTCGGGGTATCGCGAAGGGGTGGGCAGTACGATGTTTGCGATCACCTGCGTGTTGGGGCTGATCGTCATGTACGATGCAATGGGCATCCGCCGTCATGCCGGTGAGCAGGCGATGGCGATCAACGAACTGGAAGAGGCGTTTGACAAACATATCGAGACGGACGACCCTGAATTCTCCCGTCGTGGACTGCGCCGCCAGCGCAAGCATCTCAAAGAACTGCTCGGCCATCAGCCGATTGAGGTGGCGGGCGGGGCGGCATTCGGCGTGGCAGTGGGGTTGGTGTACTCGCTGATACTGACTTGA
- a CDS encoding M42 family metallopeptidase — protein MSDVVKMMKDLTEVDGVPGFEREVREKMQGYLQPLSDEIVRDRLGGILGKKVGQADGPNILVAGHLDEVGWMVTYITDKGYLKFQSLGGWWPAVMLSQRVRIKTSNGDIIGIIGSKAPHVLTAEERGKVTEIKSMFIDIGARDKEDAERMGIRVGDPIIPVSDFFEMRDGEFWAAKALDNRAGCGVAIEVLNQLKDQDHPNVVFSGATVQEEVGLRGAQVMANLVQPDIAFAVDVGLAYDTPGFELYPASCNLGDGPLMMIFDASMVPHVGLRNLVMDTAKELGINLQTDALAGGGTDAGKFHLTGIGCPSIVIGFATRYIHSHTAIMARKDFEQAAELITAVIKKLDKKTVEELHLY, from the coding sequence ATGTCAGATGTAGTAAAAATGATGAAAGACCTGACCGAAGTTGACGGCGTACCGGGCTTTGAACGCGAAGTACGTGAGAAAATGCAAGGCTATTTGCAACCGCTTTCCGACGAGATTGTCCGCGATCGACTGGGCGGCATCCTCGGGAAAAAAGTGGGTCAAGCAGACGGCCCGAATATCTTGGTAGCAGGCCATCTCGATGAGGTAGGCTGGATGGTTACATACATTACCGACAAAGGCTATCTGAAATTCCAATCGCTCGGCGGCTGGTGGCCGGCTGTTATGCTCTCCCAACGCGTCCGCATCAAAACCAGCAATGGCGATATCATCGGCATCATCGGCTCCAAAGCTCCGCACGTGCTGACGGCCGAAGAGCGCGGCAAAGTCACCGAGATCAAATCGATGTTCATCGACATCGGTGCTCGTGACAAAGAAGACGCCGAGCGCATGGGCATTCGCGTGGGCGACCCGATCATCCCGGTTTCGGACTTCTTCGAGATGCGTGACGGCGAGTTCTGGGCAGCGAAAGCGCTCGACAACCGCGCAGGTTGCGGTGTAGCGATTGAAGTTCTGAACCAACTGAAAGACCAAGACCACCCGAACGTCGTCTTCTCCGGCGCTACCGTGCAAGAGGAAGTCGGTCTGCGCGGTGCGCAAGTCATGGCCAACCTCGTGCAACCGGACATCGCGTTCGCAGTCGACGTCGGTCTCGCGTACGACACCCCGGGCTTTGAACTGTACCCGGCTTCTTGCAACCTCGGCGATGGTCCGCTGATGATGATCTTCGACGCGTCGATGGTTCCGCACGTAGGTCTGCGCAATCTCGTCATGGACACCGCGAAGGAACTGGGCATCAACCTGCAAACCGACGCTCTCGCAGGCGGCGGCACCGACGCAGGCAAATTCCATCTCACCGGCATCGGTTGTCCGTCGATCGTCATCGGCTTTGCAACCCGCTACATCCACAGCCATACCGCGATCATGGCTCGCAAAGACTTCGAACAGGCGGCAGAACTGATCACGGCTGTGATCAAGAAACTCGACAAGAAAACCGTTGAGGAACTGCACCTGTACTAA
- a CDS encoding B12-binding domain-containing radical SAM protein: protein MKIVLATLNAKYIHTSLALRYLRAYAREDFPDIDLCEYTIKDPALSVAADIHSRKPDVVGFSVYIWNIQETIPIIQMLRKTNPQIKIVLGGPEVSYDSRMWLERLPEVDCIVINEGEKTFHRVLTEMKRESETGERARLDLVPGIVYRDVEERVQQTFPADKMKLDEIPSPFDDDDLPTLVNRVVYFECSRGCPFSCSYCLSSIETGVRYFDLDRTLSELKRLIDAGVKTVKFVDRTFNIHRRYALTVFDFLIKNHNGTIFQFEITADILKPDVVQFLAENAPPGIFRFEIGVQSTNDITNDIVQRRQNWEKLTNTVLGVKNSGKIDQHLDLIAGLPEEDYASFRKTFNDVFELRPEELQLGFLKMLRGTGVRAEAEKYGYQYMDNAPYEILSNNVLSFDDVIRIKRVEDVLEKYWNAHRADRTMEYLVSSEFQTPFDFFQEFGDYWEERGWNRIGHQLEDLFKRLQQFLEARGTKSMDVVLGLMKLDYLKAFKNKPRAIWWERTLDKQASSRLIQTLADSPEMMGAEFAALKLTEQDIHKHCLLETIPFEPGTMDLHVHLLVAYYEPGQGREPLYFHAAMSAFDPVLA from the coding sequence ATGAAAATCGTCTTGGCAACGCTGAACGCCAAATATATACACACGTCACTCGCCCTGCGCTATCTCCGCGCTTATGCCCGTGAGGACTTCCCGGACATCGACCTCTGCGAGTACACGATCAAAGACCCGGCTCTGTCGGTCGCAGCGGATATTCACAGCCGCAAACCGGATGTCGTCGGGTTCTCCGTCTACATCTGGAACATCCAAGAGACGATCCCGATCATCCAGATGTTGCGCAAGACCAATCCGCAGATCAAGATCGTGCTCGGCGGACCGGAAGTTTCCTATGACTCTCGGATGTGGCTGGAACGTCTGCCGGAAGTGGACTGCATCGTCATCAACGAGGGGGAGAAAACGTTCCATCGTGTCTTGACCGAGATGAAGCGGGAAAGCGAAACGGGCGAGCGGGCCAGACTCGACCTCGTGCCCGGCATCGTGTATCGCGATGTCGAAGAGCGTGTTCAACAGACGTTCCCGGCGGACAAGATGAAGCTCGATGAAATCCCGTCCCCGTTTGACGACGACGATCTGCCGACGCTGGTCAACCGCGTCGTGTACTTCGAGTGCTCGCGCGGCTGTCCGTTTTCTTGCTCGTATTGCCTCTCCTCGATTGAGACCGGGGTGCGCTACTTCGATCTCGACCGCACGCTGTCCGAACTCAAGCGCCTGATTGACGCGGGGGTCAAGACGGTGAAGTTCGTCGACCGCACGTTCAACATCCACCGCCGCTATGCGTTGACGGTGTTTGACTTCCTGATCAAGAACCACAACGGCACGATCTTCCAGTTTGAGATCACGGCAGATATCTTGAAGCCGGACGTGGTGCAGTTCTTGGCGGAGAATGCCCCGCCCGGCATCTTCCGTTTTGAGATTGGGGTGCAGTCCACGAACGACATCACCAACGACATCGTGCAGCGTCGCCAGAACTGGGAGAAGCTCACGAACACGGTGCTTGGCGTCAAGAACAGCGGCAAGATCGACCAGCATCTGGACTTGATCGCAGGTCTTCCGGAGGAGGACTATGCGTCGTTCCGCAAGACGTTCAACGACGTGTTCGAACTGCGCCCGGAAGAATTGCAGCTCGGCTTCCTGAAAATGTTGCGCGGCACCGGCGTGCGGGCCGAAGCGGAGAAGTACGGCTACCAGTACATGGACAACGCGCCGTATGAGATCCTCTCGAACAACGTGCTCTCGTTTGACGACGTGATCCGCATCAAGCGCGTGGAGGACGTGTTGGAGAAGTACTGGAACGCGCATCGTGCCGACCGGACCATGGAGTATCTGGTGAGCAGCGAGTTTCAGACGCCGTTCGACTTCTTCCAAGAGTTCGGCGACTATTGGGAAGAGCGCGGGTGGAACCGCATCGGTCACCAGTTGGAGGACCTCTTCAAACGCCTGCAGCAGTTCCTCGAAGCAAGAGGCACGAAGTCGATGGACGTCGTCCTCGGTCTCATGAAGCTGGACTACCTCAAAGCGTTCAAAAACAAACCGCGTGCGATCTGGTGGGAGCGCACGTTGGACAAGCAGGCATCGTCGCGCCTGATCCAAACTCTCGCGGACTCTCCGGAGATGATGGGCGCAGAGTTCGCCGCTCTGAAACTCACCGAGCAAGATATCCACAAGCACTGCTTGTTGGAAACCATCCCGTTCGAACCGGGCACGATGGACTTGCATGTTCACCTCTTGGTGGCGTACTACGAGCCGGGCCAAGGGCGGGAACCGCTGTATTTCCACGCCGCGATGTCGGCGTTCGACCCTGTCTTGGCGTAG
- a CDS encoding YunC family protein, producing the protein MINVVPIPFDDKIALGISVQLPKTNLIVVTTDIGYIMCGALDVGLLNERLASRGIIAGRAVGVKTLDELLDAPLESVTFKMEEMGIPVGTIGRDAIRRLLQG; encoded by the coding sequence ATGATCAACGTTGTTCCCATCCCGTTTGATGACAAAATCGCCCTCGGCATCTCCGTTCAACTGCCCAAAACGAACTTGATCGTGGTCACGACCGACATTGGGTACATCATGTGCGGTGCGCTCGATGTCGGGCTGCTCAACGAAAGACTGGCGTCGCGCGGCATCATCGCAGGCCGCGCAGTCGGTGTCAAAACGCTGGACGAATTGCTCGACGCACCTCTTGAATCGGTCACGTTTAAAATGGAAGAGATGGGCATCCCCGTCGGGACGATTGGTCGCGATGCCATTCGCCGTCTGTTACAAGGATAA
- a CDS encoding glycosyltransferase family 2 protein: MSILGTLADGAFIGLQGLTGALSAYQVGVSLFGLRQKQETITHAPRKSFAIFVAAHNEAEVIEPLIENLQTLDYPRDMYDIFVICDNCTDNTAEISRRAGALAFERFDDAKRGKGHAIEWMLERLWEQEKDYDAVVMFDADNLAARNFLLEMNEKLLTGARVIQGYLATKNPNDSWISVSMAISYYYTNRCWQLSRYNLGLANSLGGTGICIDTPLLKEMGWGATSLTEDVEFTARCVERGVYPSWAHNAIVYDEKPNTMKASWKQRLRWMQGHFDCASRYFWPLLGKSIKHRNWHMLDAALYLFQPMRLLIILVTSIVLYLQLVMPEWWAVTNVQRVLLPTQYWILVNALLYAQLPLSMFLEKAGWRAYLALPIYPIFLLTWFPLTVIAFFTKNNKTWSHTAHSRAIRLDELSN; encoded by the coding sequence ATGAGTATTCTTGGAACTCTAGCGGATGGGGCCTTTATTGGTTTACAAGGTCTGACCGGGGCGCTCAGTGCCTACCAGGTTGGTGTCTCGCTGTTCGGCCTCCGCCAGAAGCAAGAAACGATCACACATGCTCCCCGGAAGTCGTTCGCGATCTTCGTGGCGGCTCATAATGAAGCTGAAGTCATCGAACCGTTGATTGAGAACTTGCAAACGTTGGATTATCCGAGAGACATGTACGATATCTTCGTGATCTGCGATAACTGCACCGACAACACCGCTGAGATTTCTCGTCGTGCGGGTGCGTTGGCGTTTGAGCGCTTCGATGACGCCAAGCGCGGCAAGGGTCACGCAATCGAGTGGATGTTGGAACGCTTGTGGGAACAGGAGAAGGACTACGACGCAGTTGTCATGTTCGATGCCGACAACCTCGCCGCTCGTAACTTCCTGCTCGAAATGAACGAGAAATTGCTGACGGGCGCACGCGTCATTCAGGGCTACTTGGCGACCAAGAACCCGAACGACTCGTGGATTTCCGTGTCGATGGCGATTTCGTACTACTACACGAACCGCTGCTGGCAGTTGTCCCGTTACAACCTCGGCCTGGCGAACTCGCTGGGCGGCACCGGGATCTGCATCGACACCCCGCTGCTCAAAGAGATGGGCTGGGGCGCTACGTCGCTTACCGAGGACGTCGAGTTCACCGCTCGTTGTGTCGAACGCGGTGTGTACCCGTCTTGGGCGCACAACGCGATCGTCTATGACGAGAAGCCGAACACGATGAAAGCCTCGTGGAAGCAACGCCTGCGCTGGATGCAAGGTCACTTCGACTGCGCGTCCCGTTACTTCTGGCCGTTGCTTGGCAAGTCGATCAAACACCGCAACTGGCACATGCTCGATGCGGCGCTCTATCTGTTCCAACCGATGCGTCTGTTGATCATCTTGGTCACGTCGATCGTGCTCTACCTCCAACTGGTGATGCCGGAATGGTGGGCCGTTACGAACGTGCAGCGCGTGCTGTTGCCGACCCAGTACTGGATTCTCGTCAACGCACTGCTTTATGCACAGTTGCCGCTCTCGATGTTCTTGGAGAAAGCCGGATGGCGAGCTTACTTGGCGTTGCCGATCTACCCGATCTTCCTGCTCACGTGGTTCCCGCTCACCGTCATCGCGTTCTTCACCAAGAACAACAAGACGTGGAGCCATACTGCGCACAGCCGTGCGATTCGTCTCGACGAATTGAGCAATTAA